A stretch of Vigna angularis cultivar LongXiaoDou No.4 chromosome 4, ASM1680809v1, whole genome shotgun sequence DNA encodes these proteins:
- the LOC108330666 gene encoding probable nucleoredoxin 3 — MAGLNFEATYTDNHDILKILEAEGVEFLLSSEGKVPVSECNGKVICLFFSANWCRPCRAFTPHLLELYETLRKRGKNLEIIFISFDRDEDGFKEHFKSMPWLAVPFDVTLHRRLIDRYRVDRIPSFIPLCSDAITVEEDLIGCIEDYGADAFPFTRKRHEELKAMDKRKREEANSEELLGHEERHFLISGDDRKVPISEVVGKTIGLYFCAYWSPPCSAFTVQLRDAYNKLKAAKGDCFEIVLISTDRDLEEFNVNKSSMPWLAVPYEDRTRHDLRRIFNIKGIPALVFIGADGKVISVNGKFMVSSYGAEAFPFTESRIRDLEAALRKEGEALPKQVEDVKHEHVLKLDMAKAYVCDSCRKQGKFWTFSCDVCDYDLHPSCLEKAN; from the exons GTACCTGTGTCAGAATGCAATGGGAAAGTCATCTGCCTATTTTTCAGTGCAAACTGGTGCAGGCCTTGCAGAGCTTTCACTCCCCATCTTCTTGAACTTTATGAAACACTGAGAAAGAGGGGAAAGAATCTGGAGATCATCTTCATCTCCTTTGACCGTGATGAGGATGGATTTAAAGAGCACTTCAAGAGCATGCCATGGCTAGCTGTCCCATTTGATGTAACTTTGCACAGAAGACTGATTGACAGATACAGAGTTGATCGAATTCCATCATTCATTCCATTATGTTCAGATGCCATAACTGTTGAAGAAGACTTGATTGGCTGCATTGAGGATTATGGTGCTGATGCATTTCCTTTCACTAGGAAGAGACACGAGGAACTGAAAGCCATGGATAAAAGGAAGCGTGAGGAAGCAAACTCGGAAGAATTACTGGGACATGAAGAACGCCACTTTCTCATCTCTGGAGATGATAGAAAG GTGCCCATATCTGAAGTAGTTGGTAAAACCATAGGCTTGTATTTTTGTGCCTACTGGTCTCCTCCTTGCTCTGCCTTCACTGTCCAACTTAGAGATGCATACAACAAACTCAAGGCTGCAAAAGGAGACTGCTTTGAGATTGTTTTAATATCAACAGATAGGGACCTTGAAGAATTCAATGTCAACAAAAGTAGTATGCCATGGCTTGCTGTTCCATATGAGGACAGGACAAGGCATGATCTTAGAAGAATCTTCAATATAAAGGGCATTCCTGCTTTGGTTTTCATTGGAGCTGATGGCAAAGTAATCAGTGTGAATGGCAAGTTTATGGTCTCTTCATATGGGGCAGAAGCTTTTCCCTTTACCGAATCACGGATAAGAGACCTAGAAGCAGCTCTGAGAAAGGAAGGAGAGGCTCTGCCAAAGCAGGTTGAGGATGTCAAGCATGAACATGTGCTGAAATTGGATATGGCCAAAGCATATGTATGTGATTCCTGTAGAAAGCAAGGGAAGTTCTGGACATTTTCTTGTGATGTTTGTGACTATGACCTGCATCCAAGTTGTCTAGAAAAGGCCAACTAG
- the LOC108331833 gene encoding oligouridylate-binding protein 1, translating into MQQRLKLQQQQALMQQALLQQQQMYHPGMLAAAMSQMEPVPSGNLPPGFDTSACRSVYVGNIHVNVTDKLLAEVFQSAGPLAGCKLIRKEKSSYGFVDYHDRASAALAIMTLHGRQLYGQALKVNWAYANSSREDTSGHFNIFVGDLSPEVTDATLFACFSVYPSCSDARVMWDHKTGRSKGYGFVSFRDHQDAQSAINDMTGKWLGNRQIRCNWATKGAGTSSNEEKSNENQNAVVLTNGSSDGGQDNNNNEDAPENNSLYTTVYVGNLPHDVTQAELHCQFHALGAGIIEEVRVQRDKGFGFVRYNTHEEAALAIQVANGRIIRGKSMKCSWGSKPTPPGTASNPLPPPAQPYQILPTAGMNQGYSPAELLAYQRQLALSQAAVSGLSGQALLQMTGQHGLAPASMGVNSGGSQAMYDGYTGNSSRQQLMYYR; encoded by the exons ATGCAACAGAGGCTGAAGTTGCAGCAACAACAAGCCCTCATGCAGCAAGCCTTGCTTCAGCAGCAGCAGATGTACCACCCTGGCATGCTCGCCGCTGCCATGTCTCAG ATGGAGCCTGTTCCAAGTGGAAATTTGCCTCCTGGTTTTGATACTTCTGCATGCCGTAGCGT TTATGTAGGAAATATTCATGTAAATGTCACTGATAAACTTCTCGCAGAAGTTTTTCAGAGTGCTGGTCCTCTTGCTGGCTGCAAGCtcataagaaaagaaaag TCCTCTTATGGTTTTGTGGACTACCATGATCGAGCATCTGCGGCCCTTGCAATAATGACATTGCATGGACGACAACT ATATGGTCAAGCACTCAAGGTGAATTGGGCATATGCAAATAGCAGTAGGGAGGACACATCAG GGCACTTCAATATATTTGTCGGTGATTTGAGTCCAGAGGTTACTGATGCAACTTTATTTGCTTGCTTCTCAGTCTATCCTAGTTGTTC TGATGCAAGGGTTATGTGGGATCACAAAACTGGTCGATCAAAAGGATATGGTTTTGTTTCTTTCCGTGATCATCAG GATGCCCAAAGTGCCATAAATGATATGACAG GCAAGTGGCTGGGAAATAGGCAAATACGATGCAACTGGGCAACTAAGGGTGCTGGTACCAGCTCCAATGAAGAGAAGAGCAATGAAAACCAAAATGCTGTTGTGCTTACAAATGGATCTTCAG ATGGTGGtcaagataataataataacgaaGATGCTCCCGAAAACAATTCTTTATACACCACAGTTTATGTTGGCAACCTTCCTCATGAT GTAACACAAGCTGAACTCCATTGCCAATTCCATGCACTGGGGGCTGGGATAATTGAGGAGGTTCGAGTTCAAAGGGATAAGGGTTTTGGATTTGTTAGATACAACACTCACGAGGAAGCTGCCTTGGCCATTCAGGTGGCTAATGGAAGAATAATCCGTGGGAAGAGTATGAAG TGTTCGTGGGGTAGTAAACCAACTCCTCCTGGAACAGCTTCGAATCCACTACCTCCTCCTGCTCAACCATATCAAATACTTCCGACTGCAGGGATGAACCAAGGTTATTCTCCTGCTGAGTTGTTGGCTTATCAGCGCCAACTGGCCTTGAGTCAGGCTGCTGTATCTGGTCTTTCAGGTCAAGCTCTTCTACAAATGACCGGACAACACGGCCTAGCTCCTGCTTCAATGGGCGTAAACTCTGGGGGATCTCAAGCCATGTATGATGGATATACCGGTAATTCATCAAGACAGCAGCTTATGTACTATCGTTGA
- the LOC108330594 gene encoding UDP-galactose/UDP-glucose transporter 7 isoform X2, translating to MEIRADAETSSFSSLFAAVAYGFASMAMVFINKAVLMQYAYSMTLLTLQQLATSLLIHVGRRAGFTKARGLEMTTAKRLLPLSIFYNANVAFALASLKGVNIPMYIAIKRLTPLAVLIAGYFSGKGRPTSQVALSVILIAAGVLIAALGDFSFDLFGYSMAFVSVFFQSYSFSFLMVLILSLVMGIVLNFTMFLCTIVNSALTTTIVGVLKGVVSTTLGFFLLGGVQVHALNVSGLVINTAGGVWYSFAKYQQKRSKSTKLVPDEEAHRK from the exons ATGGAGATCCGCGCCGATGCAGAAACCAGCTCCTTCTCAAG TTTGTTCGCGGCTGTGGCATATGGGTTTGCCTCCATGGCCATGGTTTTTATCAACAAGGCTGTTCTTATGCAGTATGCATATTCAATGACTCTTCTCACTTTGCAG CAATTGGCTACTTCTTTGCTTATTCATGTTGGTAGACGTGCGGGATTCACAAAGGCGAGAGGACTGGAAATGACAACGGCCAAGCGACTTCTCCCGCTTTCAATTTTCTATAATGCCAATGTTGCTTTTGCTTTGGCCAGTTTGAAAGGAGTCAATATCCCAATGTATATTGCGATCAAGAGGCTTACGCCACTTGCTGTACTTATTGCTGGGTACTTCTCGGGAAAGGGGAGACCTACATCTCAG GTGGCTCTTTCAGTTATATTGATTGCTGCTGGAGTTCTCATTGCTGCCCTCGGAGATTTTTCCTTTGACCTTTTTGGGTATAGCATGGCTTTTGTTTCCGTTTTTTTCCAG agttattctttttcatttttgatggtTCTTATTCTTTCATTGGTGATGGGCATTGTTCTCAACTTCACGATGTTCTTGTGTACAATTGTTAATTCAGCCTTAACTACAACTATTGTTGGCGTTCTCAAAGGGGTTGTTTCCACG ACCCTTGGTTTCTTCTTACTGGGTGGTGTTCAAGTCCATGCTTTGAATGTGTCTGGATTGGTTATCAATACAGCTGGCGGTGTGTGGTATTCATTTGCCAAATATCAGCAGAAAAGAAGTAAGTCGACGAAGCTTGTACCTGATGAGGAAGCTCATCGTAAATAG
- the LOC108331231 gene encoding U-box domain-containing protein 52, producing the protein MWLPKHRSDKKDGVSGLVAVAIDKKKESQSALKWAVDNLLTRSATVILIHVKLLAPTLSPSPSLFAPSNSFLGDDTSVVSKEHEGQNRSVFLPYRVFCTRKDIQCKDVLLEDSEVPRAIIEYASQTGVEHLVLGSSAKTSFLKRFKVSDIPGEIAKGAPDFCTVYVIAKGKIQTMRSATRPAPAIFSNQVCQINNGRSNLSEPNVFSSRSIREQETYSFDAGSQYDETFRSPFTRKRYNGRQYGDTPNLDTDISFVSSGRRSTEHLIPSLNLDTGISNSRLSYSSDIDANFSFESASYRRKSTEMGSPLELSSFSFESDKQSSCSSQTADDMEAEMRRLKLELKQTMKMYNTACKEALTAQQKAVELQRWKMEEERRLEEARLAEEAALAIAEKEKAKSKAAIEAAEAQKRIAELEAQKRLSAEMKALKESEEKRKVLESLVNVDVRYRKYTIEEIEEATKFFSESLKIGEGGYGPVFKCLLDHTPVAVKVLRPDAQQGRSQFQREVEVLSCIRHPHMVLLLGACPEYGCLVYEYMANGSLEDRLFRQGNTPPLPWQLRFKIAAEIGTGLLFLHQTKPEPLVHRDLKPANILLDRNFVSKISDVGLARLVPPSVADSVTQYHMTSAAGTFCYIDPEYQQTGMLGVKSDIYSLGIIFLQILTAKSPMGLTHHVARAIEKGTLSEMLDPSLSDWPQEEALTFAKLGVQCAELRRRDRPDLGKVVLPELDRLRNLAEDTDLISALGNPTNMPRDRHVSAVLEGDCPPFPNPVSGEIRANNSVTF; encoded by the exons ATGTGGTTGCCAAAGCATCGGTCAGATAAAAAGGATGGTGTGAGTGGATTAGTAGCAGTGGCaattgataaaaagaaagaaagccAATCTGCACTCAAATGGGCAGTTGACAATCTCCTCACCAGAAGTGCAACAGTAATTCTCATCCATGTCAAGCTTCTCGCACCAACCCTCTCTCCATCACCTTCTCTTTTCGCCCCTAGTAA TTCTTTCCTGGGTGATGATACTTCAGTGGTAAGCAAAGAACACGAAGGCCAAAACAGAAGTGTTTTCCTCCCATATCGTGTCTTCTGTACAAGAAAAGAT ATTCAATGCAAGGATGTCCTATTAGAAGATTCAGAAGTACCCAGAGCTATAATTGAATATGCTTCTCAGACAGGAGTTGAGCATCTGGTTCTTGGCTCTTCAGCAAAAACTAGTTTTCTCAA AAGATTCAAGGTGTCAGATATTCCAGGAGAAATTGCAAAAGGGGCGCCAGATTTCTGTACTGTCTATGTTATTGCGAAAGGAAAGATTCAAACTATGCGATCTGCTACTCGTCCTGCACCTGCCATTTTCTCTAACCAGGTCTGTCAAATTAACAATGGCAGGTCAAACCTTTCAGAGCCAAATGTGTTCTCATCTCGAAGCATAAGAG AGCAAGAAACGTATTCCTTTGATGCTGGATCACAGTATGATGAAACATTCAG GTCACCATTTACTAGGAAACGTTACAATGGCAGACAATATGGGGACACTCCCAATTTAGATACGGACATATCCTTTGTAAGCTCTGGAAGGAGAAGCACAGAACATTTGATCCCTTCATTGAACTTAGATACAGGAATATCCAACAGTCGGCTATCATATAGCTCAGACATAGATGCAAACTTCAGCTTTGAGTCAGCGTCTTATCGAAGGAAGTCTACGGAAATGGGCTCTCCTCTTGAATTATCATCATTCTCATTTGAGAGTGATAAGCAATCATCTTGTTCGTCACAAACAGCG GATGACATGGAAGCTGAAATGAGAAGATTGAAGTTGGAGCTGAAGCAGACCATGAAAATGTATAACACGGCTTGTAAAGAAGCACTCACAGCACAACAGAAG GCAGTGGAACTTCAGCGGTggaaaatggaggaagagagGAGATTGGAAGAAGCGAGGCTGGCTGAGGAAGCAGCACTGGCAATTGCAGAAAAGGAGAAAGCCAAGTCTAAAGCAGCCATTGAGGCTGCCGAAGCACAAAAAAGGATTGCAGAACTGGAGGCACAGAAGAGACTCAGTGCAGAAATGAAAGCACTTAAAGAatcagaagagaaaagaaaagtgcTTGAATCTTTGGTAAATGTAGATGTCAGGTAtagaaaatatactattgagGAGATTGAAGAAGCAACAAAATTTTTTTCTGAATCCCTTAAAATTGGAGAAGGAGGATATGGTCCTGTTTTCAAGTGCCTTTTGGATCACACCCCTGTTGCAGTCAAGGTTCTACGCCCTGATGCACAACAAGGAAGATCACAGTTTCAGCGAGAG GTTGAGGTATTGAGCTGCATACGGCATCCACACATGGTTCTACTCCTAGGAGCATGTCCAGAATATGGATGTCTAGTGTATGAGTATATGGCAAATGGTAGCTTGGAAGATCGCCTCTTTCGACAAGGCAACACTCCCCCACTGCCTTGGCAGCTAAGATTCAAGATAGCAGCGGAGATTGGCACAGGCTTGCTGTTCCTGCACCAGACAAAACCAGAACCTCTGGTGCACAGGGACTTGAAACCAGCCAACATCTTGCTTGACAGAAACTTTGTGTCCAAAATCAGTGATGTAGGTTTGGCCAGGCTAGTTCCACCATCTGTGGCAGACTCTGTCACGCAGTATCACATGACATCCGCAGCCGGAACCTTCTGCTACATAGATCCTGAGTACCAGCAGACAGGAATGTTAGGAGTGAAATCAGACATATACTCCCTTGGGATAatctttttacaaattttaacagCAAAATCACCTATGGGTTTGACCCATCATGTTGCAAGGGCCATTGAGAAAGGAACTTTATCTGAGATGTTGGATCCATCACTCTCTGATTGGCCACAAGAGGAGGCCTTGACGTTTGCTAAGTTGGGAGTGCAGTGTGCTGAATTAAGGCGCAGAGACAGACCTGATCTTGGCAAGGTTGTCCTACCAGAACTCGACAGACTCAGAAACCTTGCTGAAGATACTGACCTTATTTCAGCTTTGGGTAACCCTACGAATATGCCCCGAGACAGACATGTTTCAGCTGTACTG GAAGGAGATTGTCCTCCATTTCCTAACCCTGTCTCAGGGGAAATTAGAGCTAACAATTCAGTGACTTTCTGA
- the LOC108330594 gene encoding UDP-galactose/UDP-glucose transporter 7 isoform X1 gives MEIRADAETSSFSSLFAAVAYGFASMAMVFINKAVLMQYAYSMTLLTLQQLATSLLIHVGRRAGFTKARGLEMTTAKRLLPLSIFYNANVAFALASLKGVNIPMYIAIKRLTPLAVLIAGYFSGKGRPTSQVALSVILIAAGVLIAALGDFSFDLFGYSMAFVSVFFQTMYLVLVERSGAEDGLSSLEIMFYNSFLSLPFLMFLIIATGEFPKSLSLLFAQSYSFSFLMVLILSLVMGIVLNFTMFLCTIVNSALTTTIVGVLKGVVSTTLGFFLLGGVQVHALNVSGLVINTAGGVWYSFAKYQQKRSKSTKLVPDEEAHRK, from the exons ATGGAGATCCGCGCCGATGCAGAAACCAGCTCCTTCTCAAG TTTGTTCGCGGCTGTGGCATATGGGTTTGCCTCCATGGCCATGGTTTTTATCAACAAGGCTGTTCTTATGCAGTATGCATATTCAATGACTCTTCTCACTTTGCAG CAATTGGCTACTTCTTTGCTTATTCATGTTGGTAGACGTGCGGGATTCACAAAGGCGAGAGGACTGGAAATGACAACGGCCAAGCGACTTCTCCCGCTTTCAATTTTCTATAATGCCAATGTTGCTTTTGCTTTGGCCAGTTTGAAAGGAGTCAATATCCCAATGTATATTGCGATCAAGAGGCTTACGCCACTTGCTGTACTTATTGCTGGGTACTTCTCGGGAAAGGGGAGACCTACATCTCAG GTGGCTCTTTCAGTTATATTGATTGCTGCTGGAGTTCTCATTGCTGCCCTCGGAGATTTTTCCTTTGACCTTTTTGGGTATAGCATGGCTTTTGTTTCCGTTTTTTTCCAG ACCATGTACCTTGTGCTGGTGGAAAGATCTGGTGCTGAGGATGGACTTTCATCCTTGGAAATCATGTTTTATAACAGTTTtttatctcttccatttttgaTGTTTCTCATCATAGCCACTGGGGAATTCCCAAagtctttatctttattatttgcaCAG agttattctttttcatttttgatggtTCTTATTCTTTCATTGGTGATGGGCATTGTTCTCAACTTCACGATGTTCTTGTGTACAATTGTTAATTCAGCCTTAACTACAACTATTGTTGGCGTTCTCAAAGGGGTTGTTTCCACG ACCCTTGGTTTCTTCTTACTGGGTGGTGTTCAAGTCCATGCTTTGAATGTGTCTGGATTGGTTATCAATACAGCTGGCGGTGTGTGGTATTCATTTGCCAAATATCAGCAGAAAAGAAGTAAGTCGACGAAGCTTGTACCTGATGAGGAAGCTCATCGTAAATAG